A region of Streptomyces sp. NBC_01788 DNA encodes the following proteins:
- a CDS encoding DUF4232 domain-containing protein, whose product MPKPVSLHPAFTTTAPFLSALAAAALLLTACGTEHAGAGSTGADAPAPQGGGMRIDDPGKDGVRITSLTLPSATPSPNRSYSVSADGLTTGSDSGISAAYEVSNKSTDPLTYTVIFTFESSGGGAVTNRTETVRDVGPGKTVRGTVRAGELPPTAPRVTHAQVLEVTKVPAGEAPADPGTCPDSGIRVSADEGDAAMGLRVVGLHLDNCGTRPYSVDGYPLLELLDDDREPVDGVEILDGSGEITTGAGPDEQPRPVTLEPGESATAGLVWRNTTEFGTPVNVPYVRVRVKEGAAPVTVTPHLDLGTTGKLGVRPWEKAAR is encoded by the coding sequence ATGCCCAAACCCGTTTCCCTGCACCCGGCTTTCACCACGACCGCCCCTTTCCTGTCGGCTCTCGCTGCGGCCGCTCTGCTACTCACGGCCTGCGGCACGGAGCATGCGGGTGCCGGAAGCACCGGTGCCGACGCCCCCGCGCCTCAAGGCGGCGGCATGCGGATCGACGATCCGGGCAAGGACGGCGTACGGATCACGTCGCTGACCCTCCCGTCAGCCACTCCCTCGCCCAATCGCAGCTACTCCGTCTCCGCCGACGGGCTCACCACGGGCTCGGACTCCGGTATCTCCGCCGCCTATGAGGTCAGCAATAAGAGCACCGATCCCCTGACCTACACGGTCATCTTCACCTTCGAGAGCAGTGGCGGCGGGGCAGTGACCAACCGGACCGAGACCGTACGCGACGTCGGCCCCGGAAAGACCGTGCGCGGCACGGTCCGGGCCGGGGAACTGCCGCCCACCGCACCGCGGGTGACGCACGCCCAGGTACTCGAAGTGACCAAGGTTCCCGCAGGCGAGGCACCGGCCGATCCGGGCACGTGCCCCGACTCCGGGATCCGGGTCAGCGCGGACGAGGGCGACGCGGCCATGGGGCTGCGCGTCGTGGGCCTTCACCTCGACAACTGCGGAACGCGCCCCTACTCCGTCGATGGCTATCCCCTGCTGGAACTGCTGGACGACGACCGCGAGCCCGTCGACGGCGTCGAGATCCTCGACGGCAGTGGCGAGATCACCACCGGCGCCGGGCCCGACGAACAGCCCCGGCCTGTCACGCTCGAGCCCGGCGAGTCGGCCACCGCCGGCCTGGTCTGGCGCAACACCACCGAGTTCGGTACGCCGGTCAACGTGCCGTATGTGCGGGTCCGGGTGAAGGAGGGTGCCGCGCCGGTGACGGTGACCCCGCACCTCGACCTCGGGACCACCGGAAAGCTCGGGGTCAGACCGTGGGAGAAGGCGGCACGCTGA